GTAATTGGATAAATACAAAGGTGCAAAAATAACAATGCGTTTACCATAAATTTTTTCTTTGATTTCTTTAGCTAATTTATAAATTTTTTCCAGGGTTTCGTCGTCATCCACTTCCAGTAAAACGGCCGCTTCCCGATGGGTAAGGCCTTTACATGTGCTTGCTTTATTCAAAATTCTATCTATTTCCGCTGGCTCTTTTGCTAACTTTTTTGCTTCTTCAATAGAACTTAATATCTCTCCATCATCGATAAATTCATTAGCATCCAAAGATTTTACATTATACATTACTGTTACTCCCTTCAAGGTAGGTTAATTAATACTAATCTTATCAAGTATTCCGGATAGATAAGCTATGACAATTCCATAGTTTGTCATGGGAATATTGTGTTCAGCAGCTTTCTCAATTCGTGAAAGAACGTACTTGCGGTTAAACATACATCCACCGCAGTGAATAATTAGATCATAAGAGGATACATCCCCAGGAAAGTTTGGTCCGCTTACAATATCGATTTTGAGATTTTCTCCAATCTTTTGACGAAGGAGTCTGGGGAGCTGTTCTCTTCCAATATCTTCAGAAAGAGGCACATGGGTGCAAGCTTCTGCGATCAGCACCCTGGAATCTTCCGTTAGATTTTCAATGGCAGCAACACTTTCGGTGAAATACTCTATATCTCCCTTGTACCCTGCGAAAAGAACGGAAAAAGAAGTCAATTTGCTTTCCTTTGGTTTCTTTTCATAAACGGTCTTAAATACCTGGGAATCTGTGATAATGACATCAGGGGGCTGCGCTAATGACTCTAAAGCCCGATCCAGTTGGTCAGTGGTTACACTTAGAACCAGACATTTTTTATCTAAAAGTTCCCTTAGGGTTTGAACTTGAGGAAGAATGAGGCGGCCCTTAGGTGCCTGAATATCCTGAGGCATTACAAGGAGAACAAGGTCGCCGTTTTTAACGATTCCGCCGGTTATGGACTGAGCATCATAATCCTCCGGAAGGTTTCTTAAAATAGCACCGCGAATTTGCTCAATTCCGGACTTTTCTTTTGCACTTACAACAATGGGCTCTATGCCGGTTTCTTTTTCTATATAGTTACTGATGTCTTCAATATCATTGAGTAAGTCGGATTTATTAAGTACAGCAACGGTAGGTATGCCTTTCTTTTTTAACGTCTCAATCCATTCTTTTTCTTTTTCTATGTCTTTGCTGCCGTCAAAAACAACTAACGCAACATCGGTTCTACTCACAGCTTCCTTAGTTTTTTTAACTCTTAATGCTCCAATTTCTCCTTCATCGTCGAAACCGGCAGTATCAATAAAGACACAGGGGCCTATGCCGTATATTTCCATAGCCTTATATACGGGGTCAGTGGTAGTTCCTGCATAGTCGGAGACCAATGCCGTCTCAGTGCCGGTTATGGCATTTACCAGAGAGGACTTTCCACTGTTTCGTTTTCCATAAATTCCTATATGCAGACGATTCGAACGGGGGGTATTGTTCAGACTCATAATATTCTCCTTTCGGTTATTTGATGGGACAAAAATCTCCTCTGTCAACTACGAGTTCATAGCCTATTTTTTTCATGCGGTTTTGAAGGCAC
The genomic region above belongs to Defluviitalea saccharophila and contains:
- the hydF gene encoding [FeFe] hydrogenase H-cluster maturation GTPase HydF, yielding MSLNNTPRSNRLHIGIYGKRNSGKSSLVNAITGTETALVSDYAGTTTDPVYKAMEIYGIGPCVFIDTAGFDDEGEIGALRVKKTKEAVSRTDVALVVFDGSKDIEKEKEWIETLKKKGIPTVAVLNKSDLLNDIEDISNYIEKETGIEPIVVSAKEKSGIEQIRGAILRNLPEDYDAQSITGGIVKNGDLVLLVMPQDIQAPKGRLILPQVQTLRELLDKKCLVLSVTTDQLDRALESLAQPPDVIITDSQVFKTVYEKKPKESKLTSFSVLFAGYKGDIEYFTESVAAIENLTEDSRVLIAEACTHVPLSEDIGREQLPRLLRQKIGENLKIDIVSGPNFPGDVSSYDLIIHCGGCMFNRKYVLSRIEKAAEHNIPMTNYGIVIAYLSGILDKISIN